A region of Pyxidicoccus parkwaysis DNA encodes the following proteins:
- a CDS encoding 5' nucleotidase, NT5C type, whose protein sequence is MADTVKRSELVALVDMDGTLCDYQGAMLRDLERLRSPGEPPLTEQFEDTPWLRARQELIRGQPGWWARLERRQHGFDVLNELRALEFELHVLTKGPTSSTNAWAEKLQWCQAHVPDARVTVTMDKGLVYGKVLVDDWPEYIHRWLTWRPRGLVIVPAQPWNEGFEHPNALRYDGTNLDEVRARLRAVKDAALAKG, encoded by the coding sequence ATGGCGGACACGGTGAAGCGGTCGGAGCTGGTGGCGCTCGTCGACATGGACGGGACGCTCTGCGACTACCAGGGGGCCATGCTCCGGGATTTGGAGCGGCTGCGCAGTCCGGGCGAGCCACCGCTCACGGAGCAGTTCGAGGACACGCCGTGGCTGCGGGCGCGGCAGGAGCTCATCCGCGGGCAGCCGGGGTGGTGGGCGCGGCTGGAGCGGCGGCAGCACGGCTTCGACGTGTTGAATGAGCTGCGCGCGCTGGAGTTCGAACTGCACGTGCTCACCAAGGGCCCGACGAGCTCCACGAATGCATGGGCGGAGAAGCTCCAGTGGTGTCAGGCGCACGTGCCGGACGCGCGCGTCACCGTCACCATGGACAAGGGGCTCGTCTACGGGAAGGTGCTGGTGGACGACTGGCCGGAGTACATCCACCGCTGGCTCACGTGGCGGCCGCGAGGGCTCGTCATCGTTCCCGCCCAGCCGTGGAACGAGGGCTTCGAGCATCCGAATGCGCTGCGCTACGACGGCACCAACCTGGACGAGGTGCGCGCGCGGTTGCGCGCCGTGAAGGATGCCGCGCTCGCGAAGGGCTGA
- a CDS encoding RluA family pseudouridine synthase has translation METWFTPFDAPPAPHDVAGRFPSPFDEQGPQVLARRAAEQLQAELRAGHVAPGIPAALLDSREGGKMFGVLVVRAPDGRLGFLRAFSAMLAGRWDVPGFVPPLFEREARARLEPEGEALVKALHGRAEELRTAPELVELRVAREAQQARHAAERAAMRARHDERRKQRHARRAALAEAERAALHALDQESRGDKAEVRRLDAAQEEERLALASKLKRLERRLGALERLRRIVSRAFMKRLHDTYVVPNARGEHRPLRALFTSGEPPSGAADCAAPKLLAHAYRLGLQPIALAEFWWGAPPPSGGRVSGAFYAACRDKCGPLLPFMLEGLSVAPPRAFAPPAPTSEGLSILFEDEWLVVVDKPHDLLSVPGREASLTDSVLTRLRARYPHATGPLLVHRLDLDTSGLLVAALDARTHATLQRQFLHREVHKRYVAWVQGLVKGERGTIDFPMRVDLDDRPRQIHDPVHGKRAVTEWQVLERRGERTRVAFFPHTGRTHQLRVHAAHPLGLGAPIVGDRLYGHPGERLFLHAEALTFLHPGTGERVSFELPAPF, from the coding sequence GTGGAGACGTGGTTCACACCGTTCGACGCGCCGCCCGCGCCGCATGACGTCGCGGGCCGCTTCCCGAGCCCGTTCGACGAGCAGGGCCCTCAGGTGCTTGCCCGCCGGGCGGCGGAGCAGCTTCAGGCGGAGCTTCGCGCGGGGCACGTGGCCCCCGGGATTCCGGCGGCGCTGCTCGACAGCCGCGAGGGCGGGAAGATGTTCGGCGTGCTCGTGGTGCGCGCACCGGATGGACGCCTCGGGTTCCTGAGGGCCTTCTCCGCCATGCTCGCGGGACGGTGGGATGTGCCCGGCTTCGTGCCGCCGTTGTTCGAGCGGGAGGCGCGCGCGCGGCTGGAGCCCGAGGGCGAAGCGTTGGTGAAGGCGCTTCATGGGCGCGCGGAAGAACTGCGCACGGCGCCGGAGTTGGTGGAGCTGCGGGTGGCGCGCGAAGCACAGCAGGCGCGACATGCGGCGGAACGCGCGGCGATGCGGGCCCGGCATGATGAGCGGCGGAAGCAGCGCCATGCGCGCAGGGCAGCGCTCGCGGAGGCGGAGCGCGCGGCCCTCCATGCGTTGGACCAGGAGAGCCGGGGCGACAAGGCGGAGGTGCGCCGGCTGGATGCGGCGCAGGAGGAAGAACGGCTCGCGCTCGCGTCGAAGCTGAAGCGATTGGAGCGGCGGCTCGGAGCGCTGGAGCGGCTGCGGCGCATCGTCAGTCGTGCGTTCATGAAGCGGCTCCACGACACGTACGTCGTGCCGAATGCGCGGGGCGAGCACCGTCCCCTTCGCGCGCTGTTCACCTCGGGCGAGCCTCCTTCCGGTGCGGCGGACTGCGCCGCGCCGAAGCTCCTCGCACATGCATACCGGCTCGGGCTTCAGCCCATCGCGCTCGCGGAGTTCTGGTGGGGCGCTCCGCCTCCCTCGGGTGGGCGCGTCTCCGGTGCGTTCTACGCCGCGTGCCGCGACAAGTGCGGGCCGCTGCTCCCGTTCATGCTGGAGGGACTGTCCGTTGCTCCGCCCCGGGCCTTTGCTCCTCCGGCGCCGACGAGCGAAGGCCTGTCCATCCTCTTCGAGGACGAATGGCTCGTCGTGGTGGACAAGCCGCACGACCTGCTCTCCGTACCCGGCCGGGAAGCGTCACTGACGGACTCCGTGCTCACGCGACTGCGCGCGCGGTATCCCCATGCGACGGGCCCGCTGCTCGTCCACCGGCTCGACCTGGACACTTCGGGGCTGTTGGTCGCGGCGCTCGACGCGCGGACGCATGCGACGCTCCAACGCCAGTTCCTCCATCGCGAGGTCCACAAGCGCTATGTCGCCTGGGTCCAGGGACTCGTGAAGGGCGAGCGCGGCACCATCGACTTCCCCATGCGCGTGGACCTCGATGACCGGCCACGGCAGATTCACGACCCCGTGCACGGCAAGCGCGCGGTGACGGAGTGGCAGGTGCTGGAGCGCCGGGGTGAGCGCACGCGCGTGGCCTTCTTCCCGCACACCGGCAGGACGCATCAGCTTCGCGTGCACGCGGCGCATCCACTCGGCCTTGGTGCGCCCATCGTCGGAGACCGTCTCTACGGGCACCCCGGTGAGCGGTTGTTCCTGCACGCGGAGGCGCTGACGTTCCTGCACCCAGGCACGGGCGAGCGAGTCTCCTTCGAGCTACCCGCGCCCTTCTAG
- a CDS encoding DNA-3-methyladenine glycosylase I has translation MMEGLVEGADGRLRCRWAGSSPDYIAYHDTEWGRPVTEDRRLFEKLCLEGFQSGLSWLTILRKREAFREAFLGFDFTRLVHFTAKDVERLLGNAGIIRHRGKIESVVNNARRACELVEQEGSLAAFLWRFEPSEDSRPRHLTWQVLRSMATTPESTALSKELRQRGWSFVGPTTSYAFMQAMGMVNDHVDGCAHRAEAERLRQSLRRPG, from the coding sequence ATGATGGAAGGACTCGTCGAGGGAGCGGATGGAAGGTTGCGATGCCGTTGGGCGGGAAGCTCGCCGGACTACATCGCGTATCACGACACGGAGTGGGGCCGGCCGGTGACGGAGGACCGGCGCCTCTTCGAGAAGCTGTGCCTCGAAGGCTTCCAGTCGGGCCTGAGCTGGCTCACCATCCTCCGCAAGCGCGAGGCCTTCCGCGAGGCGTTCCTCGGCTTCGACTTCACGCGGCTGGTGCACTTCACCGCGAAGGACGTGGAGCGGCTCCTGGGCAACGCGGGCATCATCCGCCACCGGGGCAAGATTGAGTCCGTGGTCAACAACGCGCGGCGCGCGTGTGAATTGGTGGAGCAGGAGGGCTCGCTCGCGGCGTTCCTCTGGCGCTTCGAGCCCTCGGAGGACAGCCGGCCCCGGCACCTCACGTGGCAGGTGCTGCGGAGCATGGCCACCACGCCCGAGTCCACCGCGCTGTCGAAGGAACTGCGCCAGCGCGGCTGGAGCTTCGTGGGCCCCACCACGTCCTACGCCTTCATGCAGGCGATGGGCATGGTGAATGACCACGTGGACGGCTGCGCGCACCGCGCCGAGGCGGAGCGCCTGCGCCAGTCCCTGCGCAGGCCCGGGTAG
- a CDS encoding methyl-accepting chemotaxis protein: MSLGAAAVRRQWRLLVGLTVFSAGSGLLMLGASGLYTSLWDAPTLGTQLILLGAYGILPGLAWFVSDMVGEGRLRWFRRFAMVASVIAVVLSVLVVVDLAVAVQVLTPFIMYSQPGMLVCFGVVAVEAWKGNVDARIFAGGLGILICFFILSILPMFGLMDTGASFIHWGFLVLTLSLVGIVGRRSSLVVTALAMHTRQLEARRKEVRQLADSMGSGAGELAAVSHQLRATAEEQTAGISRQATALQQLEATVEEIRQSSHVTADKARVLAASAEAAEQVGRDGGAALERTLTDLAAIRTEVSEMARHILAVDARTREVTGIVDAVKALADQSNMLAINAAIEAVRSGDSGKGFGVVAREMRSLADQSIKATERIREVLDGVGASMREAAKVSEQGEQRVRGSVDAVRTSGAQLQKLASIIGDTSSSVRQITAAVAQQDAGTAQIAQAIQELSGQMQRTLKVVEETRTVTRSVQSVAERLSGLGQEALRSGTLDAQTAPAT; this comes from the coding sequence GTGTCCCTGGGCGCCGCCGCGGTGCGGCGCCAGTGGCGGCTGCTCGTGGGCCTCACCGTCTTCTCGGCGGGCTCGGGCCTGCTCATGCTCGGGGCGAGCGGCCTGTACACCTCGCTCTGGGACGCACCCACGCTCGGGACGCAACTCATCCTGCTGGGCGCCTACGGCATCCTCCCCGGCCTCGCGTGGTTCGTCTCGGACATGGTGGGCGAGGGCCGGCTGCGCTGGTTCCGTCGGTTCGCGATGGTGGCCTCCGTCATCGCCGTGGTCCTCTCCGTGCTCGTCGTCGTCGACCTGGCTGTGGCCGTGCAGGTCCTGACGCCGTTCATCATGTACTCGCAGCCCGGCATGCTCGTCTGCTTCGGCGTCGTGGCCGTGGAGGCATGGAAGGGCAACGTGGATGCCCGCATCTTCGCGGGTGGCCTGGGCATCCTCATCTGCTTCTTCATCCTCAGCATCCTGCCCATGTTCGGCCTGATGGACACGGGCGCCAGCTTCATCCACTGGGGCTTCCTCGTGCTCACGCTGTCGCTGGTGGGCATCGTCGGGCGCCGCTCGTCACTGGTGGTCACCGCGCTCGCAATGCACACGCGCCAGCTCGAGGCGCGCCGCAAGGAAGTGCGCCAGCTCGCCGACAGCATGGGCAGCGGCGCAGGAGAGCTGGCCGCGGTGTCGCACCAGCTCCGCGCCACGGCCGAGGAGCAGACGGCCGGCATCAGCCGCCAGGCCACGGCGCTCCAGCAGCTCGAGGCGACGGTGGAGGAAATCCGGCAGAGCTCCCACGTGACGGCTGACAAGGCCCGCGTCCTCGCCGCCTCCGCCGAGGCCGCCGAGCAGGTGGGCCGCGACGGCGGCGCCGCGCTGGAGCGCACGCTCACGGACCTCGCCGCCATCCGCACCGAGGTCTCGGAGATGGCCCGCCACATCCTCGCGGTGGACGCGCGCACGCGTGAGGTCACCGGCATCGTGGACGCGGTGAAGGCGCTGGCGGACCAGTCCAACATGCTGGCCATCAACGCGGCGATTGAAGCAGTCCGAAGCGGCGATAGCGGCAAGGGCTTCGGCGTGGTGGCGCGGGAGATGCGCAGCCTCGCGGACCAGTCCATCAAGGCGACGGAGCGCATCCGCGAAGTGCTCGACGGCGTGGGCGCCAGCATGCGCGAGGCGGCGAAGGTCAGCGAGCAGGGCGAGCAGCGCGTGCGCGGCAGCGTGGACGCGGTGCGCACCTCGGGCGCGCAGCTCCAGAAGCTGGCCTCCATCATCGGAGACACCAGCTCCAGCGTGCGCCAGATTACCGCCGCCGTGGCCCAGCAGGACGCGGGCACCGCCCAGATTGCCCAGGCCATCCAGGAGCTGTCCGGGCAGATGCAGCGCACGCTGAAGGTGGTGGAGGAGACGCGCACCGTCACCCGCTCCGTGCAGTCCGTGGCCGAGCGCCTGTCCGGCCTCGGCCAGGAGGCCCTCCGCTCCGGCACGCTCGACGCGCAGACGGCGCCGGCCACGTAG
- a CDS encoding winged helix-turn-helix transcriptional regulator, giving the protein MKSPGNGKMTRSYDDDCVATREILSLVGDKWSVLVIVNLGAGTMRFSDLKRAIDGISQRMLTLTLRGLERDGLVKRTVFPTIPPRVDYELTRLGRTLLEPVTALAIWAQQHRPEIQRSREAFQRAAKSK; this is encoded by the coding sequence TTGAAGTCACCAGGTAACGGCAAGATGACCAGGAGCTACGACGACGACTGCGTCGCGACGCGTGAAATCCTGAGCCTCGTCGGGGACAAGTGGAGCGTGCTGGTCATCGTCAACCTCGGCGCGGGCACGATGCGCTTCAGCGACCTCAAGCGCGCCATCGACGGAATCTCCCAGCGCATGCTGACCCTCACGCTCCGAGGCCTCGAGCGGGACGGGCTCGTGAAACGAACCGTCTTCCCGACGATTCCTCCGCGCGTGGACTACGAGCTCACGCGGCTCGGACGAACCCTGCTCGAACCCGTCACCGCGCTCGCAATCTGGGCGCAACAGCACCGGCCCGAGATTCAACGCTCCCGCGAGGCCTTCCAACGCGCCGCGAAGTCGAAGTGA
- a CDS encoding DoxX family protein translates to MAAPLGDSARPSNALRVGLWVVQALLGVLFAGTGLWKLMTPVAQLAAMIPWAGQVPAAFLYATAVVDLCGGIGVVLPALTRIKPGLTVLAALGCAALQISAIVFHVSRGEAANTPFNFLLVGLSLFVFWGRRYRAPIQPRS, encoded by the coding sequence ATGGCTGCTCCGCTCGGAGACAGCGCGAGGCCGTCCAACGCTCTTCGCGTCGGTCTGTGGGTCGTTCAGGCGCTCCTGGGAGTCCTCTTCGCAGGCACGGGGCTCTGGAAGCTCATGACTCCAGTCGCGCAGCTCGCCGCGATGATTCCGTGGGCAGGACAGGTTCCCGCGGCGTTCCTGTATGCGACGGCGGTGGTCGATTTGTGCGGTGGGATTGGCGTCGTCCTGCCCGCGCTCACGCGTATCAAACCCGGGCTGACCGTGCTTGCCGCGCTGGGCTGCGCGGCGCTCCAGATTTCTGCAATTGTGTTTCATGTTTCGCGTGGCGAGGCTGCGAATACTCCCTTCAACTTCCTGCTCGTCGGGCTCTCGCTCTTCGTCTTCTGGGGGCGGCGGTACCGGGCGCCCATCCAGCCTCGGTCATGA